From Pseudomonas arsenicoxydans:
CCAGTTGAATGCCCAGCGCCTTGGCCAGTTCGCCTTCATGCAGGCGATGGACGACGTTGAGGCTGTCGTAGAGGTCGTTGAGTTGCTGGCGTCCGGCGTCATCGTTGAGCATTTCGCTCAGCGAACGCTGGTTGCTGGCAAACAGTTTCAGGGACGCGGCGTAAGCGGCATCGATCTTGTCGGCCAACGGCTTTTGCTCGCTCGGCAACAGACCGCGAAGGCCTTTGTTGTCGACGCCTTCCCACACCGTTTTGGCAGCGGCGAGGCTGGCTTCGAGGCCGGTCAGGGACGACTGGCTGCGCCATGCATCGGCCTGGAACGGTTGTGGCACGCCCTTGGTCTGGCGGCCCATTGGCGTACCGAGTTTTTTCTTCAGGGTGTCGAGGGCCGTGACCTGCACACGTAGCAAATCGGCGATCGCCTCGTGGGAATCGGCGTAGCGCTGGTTCGGAAACTTGCTCATCTGCGCGAGCATGCCGTCGGTGTTGTTCCAGGTTTTCAGGATCTCTTCGGCCAGTTGTTTCTGCCGCTCGCCAATCGCTTTCAGCAGCGGGCAGTACTTGGCTTTCTGAGCATCGTTAGCCACGTCCGGCTTGCTGTCGAACAGAATATATTCGTAGGCGGAAAGGCCCTGCACCACGACGCTGGACTTGGCCAGTTCGGCGGCATCGATCTGCGGCTGCGCGGTGACCAGTTGTTCGACCTGACGGCCCACGAGGTTTTTCTTGTCCGGCCAGAACTGCACCTGCCAGGCGCGATTGCCTTCGGCCAGCGGCCCGATCAGCAGCGGTTGCAGTTCGGCCCAGGCTTTCTGCGCGTGCAGGAAGTCGGCGCGGGCGGTGTCGAGGTTTTCCTTGCCTTCGCAGTAGGCGAGGGCGCTGACGGCCAATTGACGGTCGGCTTCAACCCAGCGCGTGTAGGTCGGCAGGATCACGGACTTGGCAATCGCCGCGGAGGTGACGGCTTGTGGGTCCTGTGGCGAACAGGCGCCCAAGGCTAGCGCTGCAAGGCTGGTGAATAACAACTTGGGACGGAACATGTCGGGCTCCCGATTCTTTATCAGTGTTCAAAGAGAATTCAAAAACGCCAGCAACGCAGCGCGCTGCTCGGCATTGAAAGACAAAACCTGTTGCTGCGCCGCTTTG
This genomic window contains:
- a CDS encoding imelysin family protein, which codes for MFRPKLLFTSLAALALGACSPQDPQAVTSAAIAKSVILPTYTRWVEADRQLAVSALAYCEGKENLDTARADFLHAQKAWAELQPLLIGPLAEGNRAWQVQFWPDKKNLVGRQVEQLVTAQPQIDAAELAKSSVVVQGLSAYEYILFDSKPDVANDAQKAKYCPLLKAIGERQKQLAEEILKTWNNTDGMLAQMSKFPNQRYADSHEAIADLLRVQVTALDTLKKKLGTPMGRQTKGVPQPFQADAWRSQSSLTGLEASLAAAKTVWEGVDNKGLRGLLPSEQKPLADKIDAAYAASLKLFASNQRSLSEMLNDDAGRQQLNDLYDSLNVVHRLHEGELAKALGIQLGFNANDGD